The Anolis carolinensis isolate JA03-04 chromosome 1, rAnoCar3.1.pri, whole genome shotgun sequence genome window below encodes:
- the cobll1 gene encoding cordon-bleu protein-like 1 isoform X4, whose translation MDSQACAASTRLPPSGRKAKPKAPLPPPEKRIADCSFDDSELTNYTMEQKENIIDRDIELSVVLPGDVIKSTTVNGSKPMMDLLVYLCAQYRLNPSSHTIDLVSVDKKQIKFKPNTPIGMLEVDKVILKPKQMDKKKPTPVVPEQTVRVVVNYKKTQKTIVRVSPHVPLQDLLPIICSKCDFDPLHTVLLKTYQSSETLDLTKSLNVHGLRELYAMDISRSTPTTEFSFSLQDCQNSQNSDVLREKENKGFFSFFQRNKKKREQTASAPATPLMSKPRPTFITKPNTISKHYESSTLPSEMPKKRRAPLPPMPASQSVPQDLAQTQDRPATCVVKSSSVDETDKGLSGIGIVRTGSLQLSGTSSVNSSLRRAKRKAPTPPPRKLQAQSDNSIETGSESAESVHTEGRERYSEVPSPSAEIGSEYSLEEIDEKEEIHEESTDTSLTEREVSTSISSPNVQLDIQKNETIPMVSDSGTGAEAKRQDSKEEKIESMRADDKDGYNHKPKEKSTDDNGKLYGSCRCDATSLPTMTDERQYDVVGVRENKTLEVLNCETCQDDTSLNQEHNMQALLRTHEQKWDCSSVETVKTQDVAIQATPSDNNVDQSALSKSMDPQGYKLVSHKDSTHIQTSVVPNQSPGLLNRTQETVGTLTEQSYQKHQAVQCRASSNGDQSHTLENDDSVPTQRVVKSPVSSPTVGYPLYRQDSKPKPKPSNEITRDYIPKIGMTTYKIVPPKSLEIVKNWESNTIDNQEASSFRVSPKNENSQEFGTQTEILDTIRSPNETRSGFRNEVRLPANDPPAKTYGIVDNVTLSFSNAKGKKVEAEHSKPNPEHLIAPLVLSAESKSCSPPAVREKPIILSPPAKPNNFYLQMQRRISSHYVTSAIARSSSPSTSTQSEAKTMETEKKLASPDQNSFPFPQLVSVPSQLVEEKTENGHVEEKPEVSSSAILMQKPLNSPPSQPPPVNLKTLRTFVLPQPYSSSRPSPFALAVSSAVKRSQSFSKTYNTAPRPLKEHPALDRPSSMFNPEMKDHSPLPSPTEPTQQNVPEKENNCASYEQSRQVPSLPGHPTTLACEKGPTVTLPRPDPEQIHQSLLAAIRSGEAVAKLRRVAPPSNTVAINGRSSLSSLPIEARYSHH comes from the exons ACGAAAAGCAAAGCCTAAAGCTCCCCTTCCTCCGCCGGAGAAAAGGATCGCTGACTGTTCTTTTGATGATTCGGAATTAACTAACTACACTatggaacaaaaagaaaacataattgACAGGGATATTGAGCTTTCTGTGGTTCTTCCTGGGGATGTGATCAAGTCTACAACTGTTAATGGCAG CAAGCCAATGATGGACTTACTGGTATATCTTTGTGCACAATACCGTTTAAATCCATCCAGCCACACTATAGATCTGGTGTCAGTAGATAAGAAACAGATCAAATTCAAACCAAATACACCCATTGGGATGCTTGAAGTCGACAAAGTGATTTTAAAGCCAAAACAAATGGATAAGAAAAAACCCACTCCTGTTGTCCCGGAG CAAACGGTGAGAGTAGTGGTAAACTACAAGAAGACACAGAAAACAATTGTCAGAGTTAGCCCTCATGTACCACTTCAAGACCTCCTGCCAATTATCTGTAGCAAATGTGACTTCGATCCTTTGCACACTGTGTTGCTGAAGACCTACCAATCTTCTGAGACACTTGACTTGACAAAATCTCTTAATGTCCATGGATTGAGAGAATTATATGCAATGGATATCAGCAGAT cTACACCAACTACTGAATTCAGCTTCTCATTACAAG actGTCAGAACTCACAAAATTCAGATGTTTtaagggagaaagaaaataaaggattCTTCAGCTTTTTTCAGCGAAACAAGAAGAAACGAGAACAA ACTGCCAGTGCTCCTGCTACTCCGTTAATGAGTAAACCAAGGCCTACCTTCATCACGAAACCCAATACAATTTCCAAACACTATGAGTCCAGCACACTACCATCCGAGATGCCAAAGAAGCGGCGAGCGCCCTTGCCACCTATGCCTGCTTCTCAGAGTGTGCCCCAGGATCTTGCACAAACTCAGGACAGACCTGCAACATGTGTGGTAAAATCTAGCAGTGTGGATGAAACTGACAAG GGACTTTCAGGGATAGGTATAGTGAGAACAGGGTCTCTTCAGCTCAGTGGCACATCATCGGTGAATTCTTCTCTGAGGCGGGCAAAACGCAAGGCACCAACACCACCCCCTAGAAAATTGCAAGCTCAAAGTGACAACAGCATTGAGACCG GGTCCGAATCAGCAGAATCAGTTCACACAGAAGGCAGAGAAAGATACTCAGAAGTACCATCTCCATCAG CTGAAATTGGCTCTGAATATAGCTTGGAGGAGATTGATGAGAAAGAAGAAATTCATGAAGAAAGTACAGATACCTCCCTCACTGAACGAGAGGTTTCTACCTCCATCAGCTCTCCCAATGTTCAACTGGATATTCAAAAAAATGAGACTATTCCAATGGTCTCGGATTCTGGCACTGGTGCTGAAGCTAAAAGACAAGATTCAAAGGAGGAAAAAATAGAAAGTATGAGAGCAGATGACAA agATGGATATAATCATAAACCTAAAGAAAAGTCTACAGATGACAATGGGAAGCTATATGGATCAT GTCGCTGTGATGCAACATCCCTTCCAACAATGACAGATGAAAGACAATACGATGTAGTAGGAGTGAGAGAAAATAAAACACTTGAAGTGTTAAACTGTGAAACCTGTCAAGATGATACCTCTCTAAATCAGGAACACAATATGCAAGCACTTCTAAGAACGCATGAGCAAAAATGGGATTGCTCCAGTGTGGAGACAGTAAAGACTCAGGATGTTGCAATTCAGGCAACCCCATCTGATAATAATGTAGACCAGAGTGCACTTAGTAAGAGCATGGATCCTCAGGGTTACAAGTTGGTCAGTCACAAAGATTCAACCCATATTCAGACATCAGTTGTGCCGAATCAGTCCCCAGGGCTCCTGAACAGGACGCAGGAGACTGTTGGAACATTGACAGAGCAGAGCTACCAGAAGCACCAAGCAGTTCAATGCAGAGCAAGTTCTAATGGTGACCAGAGTCATACATTAGAAAACGATGACTCTGTTCCAACACAGAGAGTTGTCAAAAGTCCAGTTAGTTCCCCCACGGTGGGCTATCCTCTTTACCGTCAAGACTCAAAGCCTAAACCTAAGCCTTCCAATGAGATTACAAGAGACTACATACCCAAGATTGGAATGACTACTTATAAAATAGTGCCTCCAAAATCCCTGGAAATAGTTAAGAACTGGGAATCAAATACTATAGATAATCAAGAAGCATCGAGTTTTCGTGTGTCTCCTAAGAATGAGAATTCCCAAGaatttggcacacaaacagaaatTCTTGATACAATAAGAAGCCCAAATGAAACAAGATCTGGTTTTAGAAATGAAGTTAGGTTGCCAGCAAACGACCCACCTGCTAAGACCTATGGTATTGTGGATAATGTGACACTTTCTTTCTCGAATGCCAAAGGCAAGAAAGTAGAAGCAGAACATTCCAAGCCTAATCCAGAGCATCTAATCGCTCCCTTGGTGCTAAGCGCAGAAAGCAAAAGTTGTTCACCTCCTGCAGTGCGAGAAAAACCAATTATCTTAAGTCCTCCAGCAAAGCCAAACAATTTTTATTTGCAGATGCAAAGGAGGATTTCTAGTCATTATGTAACATCAGCAATTGCAAGGAGCAGTTCTCCTAGTACCTCTACTCAGAGTGAAGCGAAGACTATGGAGACAGAGAAAAAGCTGGCATCCCCAGATCAAAATTCTTTTCCATTTCCTCAGCTAGTTAGTGTTCCTTCCCAGTTAGTGGAAGAAAAGACTGAAAATGGCCATGTTGAGGAAAAACCtgaagtcagcagttctgctatcctgatgcAAAAGCCTCTGAATTCTCCCCCTTCCCAGCCTCCTCCAGTAAATCTAAAGACTTTGAGGACTTTTGTTTTGCCACAACCGTATTCAAGTTCCCGGCCTTCACCTTTTGCCCTTGCTGTGTCATCAGCAGTTAAGAGATCCCAATCATTCAGTAAAACATACAACACTGCACCCAGGCCATTAAAAGAGCACCCTGCTCTTGATCGTCCCTCATCCATGTTCAACCCTGAGATGAAGGACCATTCTCCTTTACCAAGTCCAACGGAGCCGACACAACAGAATGTACCAGAGAAG GAAAATAATTGTGCAAGCTATGAGCAAAGCAGGCAAGTCCCCTCTCTGCCTGGCCACCCAACGACTCTTGCCTGTGAGAAAGGCCCCACCGTGACTCTCCCGCGTCCTGACCCAGAACAGATCCACCAGAGCTTGCTGGCTGCAATCCGCTCTGGAGAAGCTGTTGCCAAATTGAGAAGG GTTGCTCCTCCATCAAATACTGTCGCCATCAATGgaagatccagcctcagttcgtTGCCTATAGAAGCAAGATATAGTCATCACTAG
- the cobll1 gene encoding cordon-bleu protein-like 1 isoform X2 — protein MDSQACAASTRLPPSGRKAKPKAPLPPPEKRIADCSFDDSELTNYTMEQKENIIDRDIELSVVLPGDVIKSTTVNGSKPMMDLLVYLCAQYRLNPSSHTIDLVSVDKKQIKFKPNTPIGMLEVDKVILKPKQMDKKKPTPVVPEQTVRVVVNYKKTQKTIVRVSPHVPLQDLLPIICSKCDFDPLHTVLLKTYQSSETLDLTKSLNVHGLRELYAMDISRSTPTTEFSFSLQDCQNSQNSDVLREKENKGFFSFFQRNKKKREQTASAPATPLMSKPRPTFITKPNTISKHYESSTLPSEMPKKRRAPLPPMPASQSVPQDLAQTQDRPATCVVKSSSVDETDKGLSGIGIVRTGSLQLSGTSSVNSSLRRAKRKAPTPPPRKLQAQSDNSIETGSESAESVHTEGRERYSEVPSPSGNVVDLTRTAVPSGFSEPTSHDQSNIQQVPDEAEIGSEYSLEEIDEKEEIHEESTDTSLTEREVSTSISSPNVQLDIQKNETIPMVSDSGTGAEAKRQDSKEEKIESMRADDKDGYNHKPKEKSTDDNGKLYGSCRCDATSLPTMTDERQYDVVGVRENKTLEVLNCETCQDDTSLNQEHNMQALLRTHEQKWDCSSVETVKTQDVAIQATPSDNNVDQSALSKSMDPQGYKLVSHKDSTHIQTSVVPNQSPGLLNRTQETVGTLTEQSYQKHQAVQCRASSNGDQSHTLENDDSVPTQRVVKSPVSSPTVGYPLYRQDSKPKPKPSNEITRDYIPKIGMTTYKIVPPKSLEIVKNWESNTIDNQEASSFRVSPKNENSQEFGTQTEILDTIRSPNETRSGFRNEVRLPANDPPAKTYGIVDNVTLSFSNAKGKKVEAEHSKPNPEHLIAPLVLSAESKSCSPPAVREKPIILSPPAKPNNFYLQMQRRISSHYVTSAIARSSSPSTSTQSEAKTMETEKKLASPDQNSFPFPQLVSVPSQLVEEKTENGHVEEKPEVSSSAILMQKPLNSPPSQPPPVNLKTLRTFVLPQPYSSSRPSPFALAVSSAVKRSQSFSKTYNTAPRPLKEHPALDRPSSMFNPEMKDHSPLPSPTEPTQQNVPEKENNCASYEQSRQVPSLPGHPTTLACEKGPTVTLPRPDPEQIHQSLLAAIRSGEAVAKLRRVAPPSNTVAINGRSSLSSLPIEARYSHH, from the exons ACGAAAAGCAAAGCCTAAAGCTCCCCTTCCTCCGCCGGAGAAAAGGATCGCTGACTGTTCTTTTGATGATTCGGAATTAACTAACTACACTatggaacaaaaagaaaacataattgACAGGGATATTGAGCTTTCTGTGGTTCTTCCTGGGGATGTGATCAAGTCTACAACTGTTAATGGCAG CAAGCCAATGATGGACTTACTGGTATATCTTTGTGCACAATACCGTTTAAATCCATCCAGCCACACTATAGATCTGGTGTCAGTAGATAAGAAACAGATCAAATTCAAACCAAATACACCCATTGGGATGCTTGAAGTCGACAAAGTGATTTTAAAGCCAAAACAAATGGATAAGAAAAAACCCACTCCTGTTGTCCCGGAG CAAACGGTGAGAGTAGTGGTAAACTACAAGAAGACACAGAAAACAATTGTCAGAGTTAGCCCTCATGTACCACTTCAAGACCTCCTGCCAATTATCTGTAGCAAATGTGACTTCGATCCTTTGCACACTGTGTTGCTGAAGACCTACCAATCTTCTGAGACACTTGACTTGACAAAATCTCTTAATGTCCATGGATTGAGAGAATTATATGCAATGGATATCAGCAGAT cTACACCAACTACTGAATTCAGCTTCTCATTACAAG actGTCAGAACTCACAAAATTCAGATGTTTtaagggagaaagaaaataaaggattCTTCAGCTTTTTTCAGCGAAACAAGAAGAAACGAGAACAA ACTGCCAGTGCTCCTGCTACTCCGTTAATGAGTAAACCAAGGCCTACCTTCATCACGAAACCCAATACAATTTCCAAACACTATGAGTCCAGCACACTACCATCCGAGATGCCAAAGAAGCGGCGAGCGCCCTTGCCACCTATGCCTGCTTCTCAGAGTGTGCCCCAGGATCTTGCACAAACTCAGGACAGACCTGCAACATGTGTGGTAAAATCTAGCAGTGTGGATGAAACTGACAAG GGACTTTCAGGGATAGGTATAGTGAGAACAGGGTCTCTTCAGCTCAGTGGCACATCATCGGTGAATTCTTCTCTGAGGCGGGCAAAACGCAAGGCACCAACACCACCCCCTAGAAAATTGCAAGCTCAAAGTGACAACAGCATTGAGACCG GGTCCGAATCAGCAGAATCAGTTCACACAGAAGGCAGAGAAAGATACTCAGAAGTACCATCTCCATCAG GCAATGTAGTTGATCTAACCAGGACGGCAGTGCCATCAGGCTTCTCTGAACCAACCAGTCATGATCAAAGCAATATCCAGCAAGTCCCAGATGAAG CTGAAATTGGCTCTGAATATAGCTTGGAGGAGATTGATGAGAAAGAAGAAATTCATGAAGAAAGTACAGATACCTCCCTCACTGAACGAGAGGTTTCTACCTCCATCAGCTCTCCCAATGTTCAACTGGATATTCAAAAAAATGAGACTATTCCAATGGTCTCGGATTCTGGCACTGGTGCTGAAGCTAAAAGACAAGATTCAAAGGAGGAAAAAATAGAAAGTATGAGAGCAGATGACAA agATGGATATAATCATAAACCTAAAGAAAAGTCTACAGATGACAATGGGAAGCTATATGGATCAT GTCGCTGTGATGCAACATCCCTTCCAACAATGACAGATGAAAGACAATACGATGTAGTAGGAGTGAGAGAAAATAAAACACTTGAAGTGTTAAACTGTGAAACCTGTCAAGATGATACCTCTCTAAATCAGGAACACAATATGCAAGCACTTCTAAGAACGCATGAGCAAAAATGGGATTGCTCCAGTGTGGAGACAGTAAAGACTCAGGATGTTGCAATTCAGGCAACCCCATCTGATAATAATGTAGACCAGAGTGCACTTAGTAAGAGCATGGATCCTCAGGGTTACAAGTTGGTCAGTCACAAAGATTCAACCCATATTCAGACATCAGTTGTGCCGAATCAGTCCCCAGGGCTCCTGAACAGGACGCAGGAGACTGTTGGAACATTGACAGAGCAGAGCTACCAGAAGCACCAAGCAGTTCAATGCAGAGCAAGTTCTAATGGTGACCAGAGTCATACATTAGAAAACGATGACTCTGTTCCAACACAGAGAGTTGTCAAAAGTCCAGTTAGTTCCCCCACGGTGGGCTATCCTCTTTACCGTCAAGACTCAAAGCCTAAACCTAAGCCTTCCAATGAGATTACAAGAGACTACATACCCAAGATTGGAATGACTACTTATAAAATAGTGCCTCCAAAATCCCTGGAAATAGTTAAGAACTGGGAATCAAATACTATAGATAATCAAGAAGCATCGAGTTTTCGTGTGTCTCCTAAGAATGAGAATTCCCAAGaatttggcacacaaacagaaatTCTTGATACAATAAGAAGCCCAAATGAAACAAGATCTGGTTTTAGAAATGAAGTTAGGTTGCCAGCAAACGACCCACCTGCTAAGACCTATGGTATTGTGGATAATGTGACACTTTCTTTCTCGAATGCCAAAGGCAAGAAAGTAGAAGCAGAACATTCCAAGCCTAATCCAGAGCATCTAATCGCTCCCTTGGTGCTAAGCGCAGAAAGCAAAAGTTGTTCACCTCCTGCAGTGCGAGAAAAACCAATTATCTTAAGTCCTCCAGCAAAGCCAAACAATTTTTATTTGCAGATGCAAAGGAGGATTTCTAGTCATTATGTAACATCAGCAATTGCAAGGAGCAGTTCTCCTAGTACCTCTACTCAGAGTGAAGCGAAGACTATGGAGACAGAGAAAAAGCTGGCATCCCCAGATCAAAATTCTTTTCCATTTCCTCAGCTAGTTAGTGTTCCTTCCCAGTTAGTGGAAGAAAAGACTGAAAATGGCCATGTTGAGGAAAAACCtgaagtcagcagttctgctatcctgatgcAAAAGCCTCTGAATTCTCCCCCTTCCCAGCCTCCTCCAGTAAATCTAAAGACTTTGAGGACTTTTGTTTTGCCACAACCGTATTCAAGTTCCCGGCCTTCACCTTTTGCCCTTGCTGTGTCATCAGCAGTTAAGAGATCCCAATCATTCAGTAAAACATACAACACTGCACCCAGGCCATTAAAAGAGCACCCTGCTCTTGATCGTCCCTCATCCATGTTCAACCCTGAGATGAAGGACCATTCTCCTTTACCAAGTCCAACGGAGCCGACACAACAGAATGTACCAGAGAAG GAAAATAATTGTGCAAGCTATGAGCAAAGCAGGCAAGTCCCCTCTCTGCCTGGCCACCCAACGACTCTTGCCTGTGAGAAAGGCCCCACCGTGACTCTCCCGCGTCCTGACCCAGAACAGATCCACCAGAGCTTGCTGGCTGCAATCCGCTCTGGAGAAGCTGTTGCCAAATTGAGAAGG GTTGCTCCTCCATCAAATACTGTCGCCATCAATGgaagatccagcctcagttcgtTGCCTATAGAAGCAAGATATAGTCATCACTAG
- the cobll1 gene encoding cordon-bleu protein-like 1 isoform X1, which translates to MDSQACAASTRLPPSGRKAKPKAPLPPPEKRIADCSFDDSELTNYTMEQKENIIDRDIELSVVLPGDVIKSTTVNGSKPMMDLLVYLCAQYRLNPSSHTIDLVSVDKKQIKFKPNTPIGMLEVDKVILKPKQMDKKKPTPVVPEQTVRVVVNYKKTQKTIVRVSPHVPLQDLLPIICSKCDFDPLHTVLLKTYQSSETLDLTKSLNVHGLRELYAMDISRSTPTTEFSFSLQDCQNSQNSDVLREKENKGFFSFFQRNKKKREQTASAPATPLMSKPRPTFITKPNTISKHYESSTLPSEMPKKRRAPLPPMPASQSVPQDLAQTQDRPATCVVKSSSVDETDKGLSGIGIVRTGSLQLSGTSSVNSSLRRAKRKAPTPPPRKLQAQSDNSIETGSESAESVHTEGRERYSEVPSPSGNVVDLTRTAVPSGFSEPTSHDQSNIQQVPDEGSQSVNLDTPDESEVSFKSEIGSEYSLEEIDEKEEIHEESTDTSLTEREVSTSISSPNVQLDIQKNETIPMVSDSGTGAEAKRQDSKEEKIESMRADDKDGYNHKPKEKSTDDNGKLYGSCRCDATSLPTMTDERQYDVVGVRENKTLEVLNCETCQDDTSLNQEHNMQALLRTHEQKWDCSSVETVKTQDVAIQATPSDNNVDQSALSKSMDPQGYKLVSHKDSTHIQTSVVPNQSPGLLNRTQETVGTLTEQSYQKHQAVQCRASSNGDQSHTLENDDSVPTQRVVKSPVSSPTVGYPLYRQDSKPKPKPSNEITRDYIPKIGMTTYKIVPPKSLEIVKNWESNTIDNQEASSFRVSPKNENSQEFGTQTEILDTIRSPNETRSGFRNEVRLPANDPPAKTYGIVDNVTLSFSNAKGKKVEAEHSKPNPEHLIAPLVLSAESKSCSPPAVREKPIILSPPAKPNNFYLQMQRRISSHYVTSAIARSSSPSTSTQSEAKTMETEKKLASPDQNSFPFPQLVSVPSQLVEEKTENGHVEEKPEVSSSAILMQKPLNSPPSQPPPVNLKTLRTFVLPQPYSSSRPSPFALAVSSAVKRSQSFSKTYNTAPRPLKEHPALDRPSSMFNPEMKDHSPLPSPTEPTQQNVPEKENNCASYEQSRQVPSLPGHPTTLACEKGPTVTLPRPDPEQIHQSLLAAIRSGEAVAKLRRVAPPSNTVAINGRSSLSSLPIEARYSHH; encoded by the exons ACGAAAAGCAAAGCCTAAAGCTCCCCTTCCTCCGCCGGAGAAAAGGATCGCTGACTGTTCTTTTGATGATTCGGAATTAACTAACTACACTatggaacaaaaagaaaacataattgACAGGGATATTGAGCTTTCTGTGGTTCTTCCTGGGGATGTGATCAAGTCTACAACTGTTAATGGCAG CAAGCCAATGATGGACTTACTGGTATATCTTTGTGCACAATACCGTTTAAATCCATCCAGCCACACTATAGATCTGGTGTCAGTAGATAAGAAACAGATCAAATTCAAACCAAATACACCCATTGGGATGCTTGAAGTCGACAAAGTGATTTTAAAGCCAAAACAAATGGATAAGAAAAAACCCACTCCTGTTGTCCCGGAG CAAACGGTGAGAGTAGTGGTAAACTACAAGAAGACACAGAAAACAATTGTCAGAGTTAGCCCTCATGTACCACTTCAAGACCTCCTGCCAATTATCTGTAGCAAATGTGACTTCGATCCTTTGCACACTGTGTTGCTGAAGACCTACCAATCTTCTGAGACACTTGACTTGACAAAATCTCTTAATGTCCATGGATTGAGAGAATTATATGCAATGGATATCAGCAGAT cTACACCAACTACTGAATTCAGCTTCTCATTACAAG actGTCAGAACTCACAAAATTCAGATGTTTtaagggagaaagaaaataaaggattCTTCAGCTTTTTTCAGCGAAACAAGAAGAAACGAGAACAA ACTGCCAGTGCTCCTGCTACTCCGTTAATGAGTAAACCAAGGCCTACCTTCATCACGAAACCCAATACAATTTCCAAACACTATGAGTCCAGCACACTACCATCCGAGATGCCAAAGAAGCGGCGAGCGCCCTTGCCACCTATGCCTGCTTCTCAGAGTGTGCCCCAGGATCTTGCACAAACTCAGGACAGACCTGCAACATGTGTGGTAAAATCTAGCAGTGTGGATGAAACTGACAAG GGACTTTCAGGGATAGGTATAGTGAGAACAGGGTCTCTTCAGCTCAGTGGCACATCATCGGTGAATTCTTCTCTGAGGCGGGCAAAACGCAAGGCACCAACACCACCCCCTAGAAAATTGCAAGCTCAAAGTGACAACAGCATTGAGACCG GGTCCGAATCAGCAGAATCAGTTCACACAGAAGGCAGAGAAAGATACTCAGAAGTACCATCTCCATCAG GCAATGTAGTTGATCTAACCAGGACGGCAGTGCCATCAGGCTTCTCTGAACCAACCAGTCATGATCAAAGCAATATCCAGCAAGTCCCAGATGAAGGTAGTCAATCGGTTAATCTTGATACACCAGATGAATCTGAAGTATCTTTCAAAT CTGAAATTGGCTCTGAATATAGCTTGGAGGAGATTGATGAGAAAGAAGAAATTCATGAAGAAAGTACAGATACCTCCCTCACTGAACGAGAGGTTTCTACCTCCATCAGCTCTCCCAATGTTCAACTGGATATTCAAAAAAATGAGACTATTCCAATGGTCTCGGATTCTGGCACTGGTGCTGAAGCTAAAAGACAAGATTCAAAGGAGGAAAAAATAGAAAGTATGAGAGCAGATGACAA agATGGATATAATCATAAACCTAAAGAAAAGTCTACAGATGACAATGGGAAGCTATATGGATCAT GTCGCTGTGATGCAACATCCCTTCCAACAATGACAGATGAAAGACAATACGATGTAGTAGGAGTGAGAGAAAATAAAACACTTGAAGTGTTAAACTGTGAAACCTGTCAAGATGATACCTCTCTAAATCAGGAACACAATATGCAAGCACTTCTAAGAACGCATGAGCAAAAATGGGATTGCTCCAGTGTGGAGACAGTAAAGACTCAGGATGTTGCAATTCAGGCAACCCCATCTGATAATAATGTAGACCAGAGTGCACTTAGTAAGAGCATGGATCCTCAGGGTTACAAGTTGGTCAGTCACAAAGATTCAACCCATATTCAGACATCAGTTGTGCCGAATCAGTCCCCAGGGCTCCTGAACAGGACGCAGGAGACTGTTGGAACATTGACAGAGCAGAGCTACCAGAAGCACCAAGCAGTTCAATGCAGAGCAAGTTCTAATGGTGACCAGAGTCATACATTAGAAAACGATGACTCTGTTCCAACACAGAGAGTTGTCAAAAGTCCAGTTAGTTCCCCCACGGTGGGCTATCCTCTTTACCGTCAAGACTCAAAGCCTAAACCTAAGCCTTCCAATGAGATTACAAGAGACTACATACCCAAGATTGGAATGACTACTTATAAAATAGTGCCTCCAAAATCCCTGGAAATAGTTAAGAACTGGGAATCAAATACTATAGATAATCAAGAAGCATCGAGTTTTCGTGTGTCTCCTAAGAATGAGAATTCCCAAGaatttggcacacaaacagaaatTCTTGATACAATAAGAAGCCCAAATGAAACAAGATCTGGTTTTAGAAATGAAGTTAGGTTGCCAGCAAACGACCCACCTGCTAAGACCTATGGTATTGTGGATAATGTGACACTTTCTTTCTCGAATGCCAAAGGCAAGAAAGTAGAAGCAGAACATTCCAAGCCTAATCCAGAGCATCTAATCGCTCCCTTGGTGCTAAGCGCAGAAAGCAAAAGTTGTTCACCTCCTGCAGTGCGAGAAAAACCAATTATCTTAAGTCCTCCAGCAAAGCCAAACAATTTTTATTTGCAGATGCAAAGGAGGATTTCTAGTCATTATGTAACATCAGCAATTGCAAGGAGCAGTTCTCCTAGTACCTCTACTCAGAGTGAAGCGAAGACTATGGAGACAGAGAAAAAGCTGGCATCCCCAGATCAAAATTCTTTTCCATTTCCTCAGCTAGTTAGTGTTCCTTCCCAGTTAGTGGAAGAAAAGACTGAAAATGGCCATGTTGAGGAAAAACCtgaagtcagcagttctgctatcctgatgcAAAAGCCTCTGAATTCTCCCCCTTCCCAGCCTCCTCCAGTAAATCTAAAGACTTTGAGGACTTTTGTTTTGCCACAACCGTATTCAAGTTCCCGGCCTTCACCTTTTGCCCTTGCTGTGTCATCAGCAGTTAAGAGATCCCAATCATTCAGTAAAACATACAACACTGCACCCAGGCCATTAAAAGAGCACCCTGCTCTTGATCGTCCCTCATCCATGTTCAACCCTGAGATGAAGGACCATTCTCCTTTACCAAGTCCAACGGAGCCGACACAACAGAATGTACCAGAGAAG GAAAATAATTGTGCAAGCTATGAGCAAAGCAGGCAAGTCCCCTCTCTGCCTGGCCACCCAACGACTCTTGCCTGTGAGAAAGGCCCCACCGTGACTCTCCCGCGTCCTGACCCAGAACAGATCCACCAGAGCTTGCTGGCTGCAATCCGCTCTGGAGAAGCTGTTGCCAAATTGAGAAGG GTTGCTCCTCCATCAAATACTGTCGCCATCAATGgaagatccagcctcagttcgtTGCCTATAGAAGCAAGATATAGTCATCACTAG